Within Plasmodium vivax scf_5507 genomic scaffold, whole genome shotgun sequence, the genomic segment TCAAAGtaatcattattatttcctCCATTTGTAGCATATACCCTGTATAAATTGCTATACACTTCCTCCAGTAGTATATTAACTTCATCGAATATTGTCCATTTATCTGAAGAAACAAAAGGACAGGATTCataattatcattatatttacTATGGCTACAGGGCCAATTAAATTCATcataaattttgtaaaaattcgAATCTTCTATAAATTCATACtattacaaaaaagaaaaaattagatatatatatatgcaaacatataatatgcattaaataattatagaatattatttgttaaaaaaaatttaaacactTTAATGCGAATAAcatgttttacaaaaataaatttatacttcttttttaatattatctGCAGAAAAATCTTTATCCCTAGTAGTCATGTttgattatttaaattaaaatatatgtatcaATTTTAGTAATTATATTAGGAAATATAGATGCGTGTGTtctaaaaattatgtttatttatttttagctATTTGGCAtagaaatatacatatattaatatttcRctttaacaaattatttcataaggaatttaaattattattgtttACATATAATGGAAAAAGtggttaataatttttaggaAACTAAAAGATTTGCAAAAAACTATTagtaaaagtgaaaatataGTATTTTAAGGAAAATACTTATTTATACTATGTAATTAAATCATTTAATAGGTAAACTTAGAATTATTCTATAAAAATAGGGAATTTTCGTTAACATATATTAGCATATGTAGtaaagcaaaatatatatttaaaacctgaaatttaaaatgattgaaatataaaattgtaaagaatacataagaaataattattatgaattacgttttattcatttaaatgctatatttaatattaattaattggTTTTTAATTGGGAATATAGttggcatatatatatatatatatatatatatatttatggtTTCATTAAGATTAGGCATGATGCGATATAAAAGTTCCGACAATAtagattaaaataaataaaaaataattatattaataataaacaaatatatatgggttaaaattatatttcacTAAATATTATACCTACTATAACCTGAATTATATTACAAATGGACAACTCttttatatttgaaaaaattcctttCTATTTCGCTCCATTTATAGACATAATcatattacataattatctaaattttatattaacagATATGAGAATATAa encodes:
- a CDS encoding variable surface protein Vir26, putative (encoded by transcript PVX_059690A; Truncated due to end of contig.) gives rise to the protein MTTRDKDFSADNIKKEYEFIEDSNFYKIYDEFNWPCSHSKYNDNYESCPFVSSDKWTIFDEVNILLEEVYSNLYRVYATNGGNNNDYF